The proteins below are encoded in one region of Hordeum vulgare subsp. vulgare chromosome 3H, MorexV3_pseudomolecules_assembly, whole genome shotgun sequence:
- the LOC123439689 gene encoding WPP domain-interacting tail-anchored protein 1-like has product MDFESTQDDYCFQENVLPHGDGSNGAGNSAGVMSRVDLEIEFGSEKLLNLEILVMEVANRANDIEPLMLDPGSLSTESFEKAFEFDVLYGILDAEVRELERLVSYIQIEIGNVEKKVNGEESEDWLKGKLHGATESLKQMQEVIATIRRESANFDKALDPSRHKAENSEDDAYENGHISSHTTIQDEGQRNVLQMLEQSIANELDLENKLSDLGVLVEELKMKLHHVEQGSYLLEESVETISERMFAAENASELFLVASKELVNRINTMQYQLSASGCRESDLKSKLEQSLVQLNTLNGSLKMMQDSGEKSASQDSMQSQRLSTPEFFTLQHKVQKLEELLRESCSQLQFVTVSTEGNEKEHNMSQSEMSTFRNIINDIKEAVSKAESRTQMAEARCAELTHANVQLNGELNHMKTRGSDKAGLSEMDLMETEAQLEHTMASVEAISEHQSMLKSSISDMQHVIEDLKEKYLKAETRAESAESKCTLLTDTNFELSEEISFLRGRVEGLENSLHQANQLKLSTAKDIGIKTKTITDLVAKLALERERLHLQIVTLTKKNRMLTQKCKENVNEGTLLSKKVTANEGELRPTNVTGEVVLGSSPMQTKVKADALIGEKEAGITAALDDESGTLETVRPMEPILLNWKYIFVAFLVLLAAALVHLQLT; this is encoded by the exons ATGGACTTTGAGAGCACTCAGGACGATTACTGTTTCCAAGAAAATGTTCTGCCGCACGGAGATGGGTCAAATGGAGCTGGAAACTCAGCCGGTGTTATGTCTAGGGTGGACCTCGAAATTGAATTTGGCTCCGAGAAGTTACTGAATTTAGAGATTCTAGTGATGGAGGTAGCTAACCGAGCAAATGATATTGAGCCTCTCATGCTGGACCCTGGGTCGCTTTCAACTGAGTCGTTCGAGAAAGCTTTCGAATTTGACGTCTTGTATGGGATTCTAGATGCAGAAGTCAGGGAGTTGGAGAGGTTAGTCAGTTATATTCAAATTGAGATTGGAAATGTCGAAAAGAAGGTTAACGGGGAAGAATCAGAGGACTGGTTGAAGGGTAAGCTGCATGGTGCCACAGAATCCTTGAAGCAGATGCAGGAGGTGATAGCTACAATTAGAAGAGAGTCTGCAAACTTTGATAAAGCCCTAGACCCTTCCCGCCATAAAGCTG AAAATAGTGAAGATGATGCATATGAAAATGGACACATTTCATCTCACACAACTATCCAGGACGAGGGCCAAAGAAATGTTCTTCAGATGTTAGAACAGTCGATAGCAAATGAATTAGATCTTGAAAATAAGCTAAGTGATTTGGGCGTTCTCGTGGAAGAGCTGAAAATGAAGCTGCATCATGTTGAACAAGGGTCGTATTTGTTGGAGGAATCTGTTGAAACGATTTCTGAAAGAATGTTTGCAGCAGAAAATGCTTCCGAGTTGTTTCTTGTAGCGTCAAAGGAACTTGTTAACAGAATTAATACCATGCAGTACCAACTAAGTGCATCAGGTTGTAGGGAAAGTGATCTTAAATCAAAGCTAGAGCAAAGCTTGGTGCAGTTAAATACTTTGAATGGCTCGCTGAAGATGATGCAAGACAGCGGTGAGAAGAGTGCTAGCCAGGATTCCATGCAGAGTCAAAGGCTGTCAACCCCTGAGTTCTTCACCTTACAGCATAAGGTTCAGAAACTGGAGGAATTGCTGAGGGAATCTTGCTCCCAATTGCAGTTCGTAACAGTATCGACAGAAGGAAATGAAAAAGAGCACAATATGTCACAGTCTGAGATGAGCACTTTTAGGAATATAATCAATGATATTAAAGAGGCTGTTTCCAAAGCAGAAAGTAGAACACAAATGGCTGAAGCAAGGTGTGCAGAGCTCACTCACGCTAATGTACAACTTAATGGGGAGCTAAACCATATGAAGACTCGGGGGTCAGATAAAGCAGGCTTATCGGAAATGGATCTTATGGAGACAGAAGCTCAGTTAGAGCATACAATGGCATCAGTTGAGGCTATTAGTGAACATCAGAGCATGTTAAAGTCGTCAATCTCTGATATGCAACATGTGATTGAAGATCTGAAGGAGAAATATTTGAAAGCTGAAACCAGGGCTGAGAGTGCTGAATCAAAATGTACATTGTTGACAGATACTAACTTTGAGCTTAGTGAAGAGATATCATTTCTGAGAGGTCGAGTAGAAGGTTTAGAGAACTCATTACACCAGGCTAACCAACTAAAGCTGTCCACTGCAAAAGATATTGGTATTAAAACTAAGACCATCACTGACTTGGTCGCGAAACTTGCATTGGAAAGAGAACGCCTTCATCTACAG ATTGTCACACTAACAAAGAAGAACAGAATGTTGACTCAAAAATGCAAAGAGAATGTCAATGAAGGCACCTTGTTGAGCAAAAAGGTTACTGCTAATGAAGGTGAACTCAGGCCAACTAATGTAACAGGGGAAGTAGTTCTGGGTTCTTCACCAATGCAGACAAAG GTGAAGGCTGACGCTCTTATTGGAGAAAAGGAAGCTGGGATTACTGCTGCGCTTGATGATGAATCTGGCACTCTTGAGACCGTGCGTCCTATGGAGCCAATACTCCTGAACTGGAAGTACATTTTCGTGGCATTCCTTGTCTTGTTGGCTGCCGCTCTTGTGCACCTACAACTAACTTAA